One window of the Anaeromyxobacter dehalogenans 2CP-C genome contains the following:
- a CDS encoding ubiquinone/menaquinone biosynthesis methyltransferase: protein MSVNVPLPGEAHRASAVRAMFDRIAPRYDLLNRVMTLKVDQAWRRRLLSDLAPKDGERMLDLCAGTMDVADLARRRAPGLRVTGADFSMQMLRRGVEKTALPASQADAMALPFLDARFDLATVTFGMRNLERYEVGLAELARVLRPGGRLGVLEFFRSESRGSRFVHGAYNRLALPVLGRILSPDPEAYRYLVASMERFASRVEFEEAARRAGFRDVRGETLFPGVCGLVTAVRA, encoded by the coding sequence GTGAGCGTGAACGTGCCGCTGCCCGGCGAGGCGCACCGCGCCTCCGCGGTCCGGGCCATGTTCGACCGCATCGCCCCGCGCTACGACCTGCTCAACCGGGTCATGACGCTGAAGGTGGACCAGGCCTGGCGCCGCCGGCTGCTCTCCGACCTCGCCCCCAAGGACGGCGAGCGGATGCTGGACCTGTGCGCCGGGACCATGGACGTGGCGGACCTCGCCCGCCGCCGCGCCCCCGGCCTGCGCGTCACCGGCGCCGACTTCTCCATGCAGATGCTCCGCCGCGGCGTGGAGAAGACCGCGCTGCCCGCCTCGCAGGCGGACGCGATGGCGCTGCCGTTCCTCGACGCGCGCTTCGACCTCGCCACGGTGACGTTCGGCATGCGCAACCTGGAGCGCTACGAGGTCGGGCTCGCCGAGCTGGCGCGGGTGCTGCGCCCGGGCGGCCGCCTCGGGGTGCTGGAGTTCTTCCGCTCCGAGTCGCGCGGCTCGCGCTTCGTGCACGGGGCCTACAACCGCCTGGCGCTGCCGGTGCTGGGCCGCATCCTCTCGCCCGACCCGGAGGCGTACCGCTACCTGGTGGCCTCGATGGAGCGCTTCGCCTCGCGCGTCGAGTTCGAGGAGGCGGCGCGTCGCGCCGGCTTCCGCGACGTGCGCGGCGAGACGCTGTTCCCGGGCGTGTGCGGGCTCGTCACGGCGGTGCGCGCGTGA
- the mqnC gene encoding cyclic dehypoxanthinyl futalosine synthase, with translation MPKKIRAAAVSFLNAWPLTAGLEGSERIELVQAEPSRCAAMLEAGEVDLALVSVAALTKGQYDIVPGIAIGADGPVQTVVLAGEQSPAIWDEVFLDTASRTSHVLAKLVLDAKGVHPRFTPMPAEEGLARAKGTKGALVIGDRGFGVRANHVLDLGREWTQLTGLPMIFALWAARPGAVSPEDVQELTRAAQHGLGIRTELAQKFAALKGGDPEKYRRYLTQKIRYGLGPYELQGLEAFLERAATKGFLPPMPLRFVDDVVRTRRVRRAVSVDTALQKGADGERLDADEAATLDEHAPLLELGLAADARRRALHPGDLVTYIVSRNVNYTNVCTTACHFCAFYRPRGHQESYVLTREELTQKIDETVALGGIEILLQGGLHPDLGVEWYEDLFRWVKQTWPVINLHALSPEEIWHIARTSELGLEATIDRLIAAGMDSIPGGGAEILDDEVRRRIAPLKCSTDEWLTVMKAAHRKGLKSTATMMFGVGEGPEHRVAHLMRLRELQDETHGFTAFICWPFQSQNTRLEPGDGSAHAYLRTNALSRLVLDNVPNLQASWVTMGGGVAQAALHMGCNDFGQVMIEENVVSAAGTTFKMDSEEVERHIRDAGFRAARRNMKYQLVEETRA, from the coding sequence ATGCCGAAGAAGATCCGCGCCGCCGCCGTCTCGTTCCTGAACGCCTGGCCGCTCACCGCCGGGCTGGAGGGCTCCGAGCGCATCGAGCTGGTGCAGGCCGAGCCGTCCCGCTGCGCGGCCATGCTGGAGGCGGGCGAGGTGGACCTGGCGCTCGTGTCGGTCGCCGCGCTCACCAAGGGGCAGTACGACATCGTGCCGGGCATCGCCATCGGCGCCGACGGGCCGGTGCAGACGGTGGTGCTCGCCGGCGAGCAGTCGCCGGCCATCTGGGACGAGGTGTTCCTCGACACCGCCTCCCGCACCTCGCACGTGCTCGCGAAGCTCGTGCTCGACGCGAAGGGCGTCCACCCGAGGTTCACGCCCATGCCCGCGGAGGAGGGGCTCGCCCGCGCCAAGGGCACCAAGGGCGCGCTCGTGATCGGCGACCGCGGGTTCGGCGTCCGCGCGAACCACGTGCTCGACCTGGGCCGCGAGTGGACGCAGCTCACCGGGCTGCCCATGATCTTCGCGCTGTGGGCGGCGCGGCCGGGCGCGGTCTCGCCCGAGGACGTGCAGGAGCTGACCCGGGCCGCGCAGCACGGGCTCGGGATCCGCACCGAGCTGGCGCAGAAGTTCGCCGCGCTGAAGGGCGGGGACCCGGAGAAGTACCGCCGGTACCTCACCCAGAAGATCCGCTACGGCCTCGGCCCCTACGAGCTGCAGGGGCTGGAGGCGTTCCTGGAGCGCGCCGCCACGAAGGGCTTCCTGCCCCCCATGCCGCTCCGCTTCGTGGACGACGTGGTCCGGACCCGGCGCGTGCGCCGCGCCGTCTCGGTGGACACCGCGCTGCAGAAGGGCGCGGACGGCGAGCGGCTCGACGCCGACGAGGCGGCCACGCTCGACGAGCACGCGCCGCTGCTCGAGCTCGGGCTCGCCGCCGACGCGCGCCGGCGCGCGCTCCACCCCGGCGACCTCGTCACCTACATCGTGTCGCGGAACGTGAACTACACGAACGTGTGCACCACCGCGTGCCACTTCTGCGCGTTCTACCGCCCCCGCGGCCACCAGGAGTCCTACGTCCTCACCCGCGAGGAGCTGACGCAGAAGATCGACGAGACGGTGGCGCTCGGCGGCATCGAGATCCTGCTGCAGGGCGGCCTCCACCCCGACCTCGGCGTCGAGTGGTACGAGGACCTGTTCCGCTGGGTGAAGCAGACCTGGCCGGTGATCAACCTGCACGCGCTCTCCCCCGAGGAGATCTGGCACATCGCCCGGACCAGCGAGCTCGGGCTCGAGGCCACCATCGACCGGCTGATCGCGGCCGGGATGGACTCCATCCCGGGCGGCGGCGCCGAGATCCTGGACGACGAGGTCCGCCGCCGGATCGCGCCGCTCAAGTGCTCCACCGACGAGTGGCTCACGGTGATGAAGGCCGCGCACCGCAAGGGGCTGAAGAGCACCGCCACCATGATGTTCGGGGTGGGCGAGGGGCCGGAGCACCGGGTGGCGCACCTGATGCGGCTGCGCGAGCTGCAGGACGAGACGCACGGCTTCACGGCGTTCATCTGCTGGCCGTTCCAGTCGCAGAACACCCGGCTCGAGCCGGGCGACGGGAGCGCCCACGCCTACCTGCGCACGAACGCGCTCTCGCGCCTGGTGCTCGACAACGTCCCCAACCTGCAGGCGTCGTGGGTGACCATGGGCGGGGGCGTCGCGCAGGCCGCGCTGCACATGGGCTGCAACGACTTCGGCCAGGTGATGATCGAGGAGAACGTGGTCTCCGCGGCCGGCACCACCTTCAAGATGGACTCGGAGGAGGTGGAGCGGCACATCCGCGACGCCGGCTTCCGCGCCGCCCGCCGCAACATGAAGTACCAGCTGGTGGAGGAGACCCGCGCGTGA
- the mqnE gene encoding aminofutalosine synthase MqnE has protein sequence MLSILANRALERDGLGPIRDKVLAGERLGDADGLRLFEAADLPALGALANHVREARHGALAFYNRNVHLNPTNVCVASCKFCSFARKDDQRASDGYTMSLDEAVAKVLSRKPLGVTEVHIVSGLHPDLPFEYYTELLSRIRAAWPEVAIKAFTAIEIHFFAEKFGMSYEQVLRRLMDAGLQTMPGGGAEIFAPRVRRKICDDKATADQWIEIHRTAHRLGVKTNSTMLYGHIERLDERVDHMRRLRALQDETHGFQVFIPLAFHPEHNMIGKAFPKPTGYDALRTLAVARLYLDNFDHVKAYWVSLGERLAQTALSFGVDDLDGTVLEERIYHMAGSTVPQALSERTLHQLIRAAGRVPAERDSLYRVLKVHDAPLPAEPPARLQVTA, from the coding sequence ATGCTCTCGATCCTGGCGAACCGCGCGCTCGAGCGCGACGGCCTCGGGCCCATCCGCGACAAGGTGCTGGCCGGCGAGCGGCTCGGCGACGCCGACGGCCTGAGGCTGTTCGAGGCCGCCGACCTGCCCGCGCTCGGCGCGCTCGCGAACCACGTGCGCGAGGCCCGCCACGGCGCGCTCGCGTTCTACAACCGCAACGTCCACCTCAACCCGACCAACGTCTGCGTCGCGTCCTGCAAGTTCTGCTCGTTCGCGCGCAAGGACGACCAGCGCGCCTCCGACGGCTACACCATGTCGCTCGACGAGGCGGTGGCGAAGGTGCTGTCGCGCAAGCCGCTCGGCGTCACCGAGGTGCACATCGTCTCCGGCCTGCACCCCGACCTGCCGTTCGAGTACTACACCGAGCTGCTCTCGCGGATCCGGGCCGCCTGGCCCGAGGTGGCCATCAAGGCGTTCACCGCCATCGAGATCCACTTCTTCGCCGAGAAGTTCGGCATGAGCTACGAGCAGGTGCTGCGCCGGCTGATGGACGCCGGGCTGCAGACCATGCCCGGCGGCGGCGCCGAGATCTTCGCGCCGCGGGTGCGCCGGAAGATCTGCGACGACAAGGCCACCGCCGACCAGTGGATCGAGATCCACCGGACCGCCCATCGCCTCGGCGTGAAGACCAACTCCACCATGCTCTACGGCCACATCGAGCGGCTGGACGAGCGGGTGGACCACATGCGCCGGCTGCGCGCGCTGCAGGACGAGACCCACGGGTTCCAGGTCTTCATCCCGCTCGCGTTCCACCCCGAGCACAACATGATCGGCAAGGCGTTCCCGAAGCCCACCGGCTACGACGCGCTGCGCACGCTCGCGGTGGCGCGCCTGTACCTCGACAACTTCGACCACGTGAAGGCGTACTGGGTGTCGCTCGGCGAGCGGCTGGCGCAGACCGCGCTGTCGTTCGGCGTGGACGACCTCGACGGCACCGTGCTCGAGGAGCGCATCTACCACATGGCCGGGTCCACCGTGCCGCAGGCGCTCAGCGAGCGCACGCTGCACCAGCTCATCCGCGCCGCCGGCCGCGTGCCGGCCGAGCGCGACAGCCTCTACCGCGTGCTGAAGGTCCACGACGCGCCGCTCCCCGCCGAGCCGCCCGCCCGCCTCCAGGTCACCGCCTGA
- a CDS encoding UbiA-like polyprenyltransferase: MTVAALARMVKLSHSLFALPFAAAAVALVAAEARLDPARLALVALAVVAARTAAMAMNRIADRAFDARNPRTQRRELVTGEVSAAAAWALLGGSAAAFVAAAALISPVCGALALPVLAILLGYSYAKRFTWACHLWLGVAQAIAPVGVAIALTGTAPPASVVLGLGVGAWIAGFDVFYSMQDMDYDRGAGLRSIPARFGVAGALRWARGLHLVAAAAIFAAGALAGRGAGWILGSVILAATLAAEHRYVAPGGALRPERINVAFFNYNAFASIAFALCALGDLALR; this comes from the coding sequence ATGACCGTCGCCGCGCTCGCGCGCATGGTGAAGCTCAGCCACTCGCTCTTCGCGCTGCCGTTCGCGGCCGCCGCGGTGGCGCTCGTCGCCGCCGAGGCCCGCCTGGACCCGGCGCGCCTCGCGCTGGTGGCGCTGGCGGTGGTGGCGGCGCGCACCGCCGCCATGGCCATGAACCGCATCGCCGACCGGGCCTTCGACGCGCGCAACCCGCGCACGCAGCGGCGCGAGCTGGTCACCGGCGAGGTCTCGGCCGCCGCCGCCTGGGCGCTGCTCGGCGGCTCCGCCGCCGCGTTCGTGGCCGCCGCCGCGCTCATCTCCCCCGTCTGCGGCGCGCTGGCGCTGCCGGTGCTCGCGATCCTGCTCGGCTACTCCTACGCGAAGCGGTTCACCTGGGCCTGCCACCTGTGGCTCGGGGTGGCGCAGGCGATCGCGCCGGTGGGGGTGGCGATCGCGCTCACCGGGACCGCGCCGCCCGCCTCGGTGGTGCTGGGGCTCGGCGTGGGCGCGTGGATCGCCGGGTTCGACGTCTTCTACTCGATGCAGGACATGGACTACGACCGCGGCGCGGGGCTCCGCTCGATCCCGGCGCGGTTCGGCGTCGCCGGCGCGCTCCGCTGGGCGCGGGGCCTCCACCTCGTCGCCGCGGCCGCGATCTTCGCCGCCGGGGCGCTGGCCGGCCGCGGGGCGGGGTGGATCCTCGGCTCGGTGATCCTCGCCGCCACGCTCGCCGCCGAGCACCGCTACGTGGCCCCGGGCGGCGCGCTCCGGCCCGAGCGGATCAACGTCGCGTTCTTCAACTACAACGCCTTCGCGTCGATCGCGTTCGCGCTGTGCGCGCTGGGCGATCTGGCGCTCCGCTGA
- a CDS encoding menaquinone biosynthesis decarboxylase codes for MAYRSLREFLARLDEAGELVRITEPVHPVLEMAALADRAAKQGGPALLFERPGTLPVAMNLFGTRRRASWALSCEDFEEHASELRALLRTAPPQSFWDKLKMLPKLGKLAAMAPKHVSSGACQEVVDREPDLRTLPVLTTWPHDGGPFITLPQVITRDPETGIRNVGMYRLQVLGPRRLAMHWQLHKTATAHYRAYQQRGERMPVAIALGGDPALTYCASAPLPPNVDEYLFAGFLRGASVHTVTGVATGLDVPADADLVIEGFVDTAAPLVREGPFGDHTGFYSLADDYPALDVVAITRRKDAVYPATVVGPPPVEDQWLGKATERMFLPLMQIVAPEIVDICMPVEGVFHNLCLVSIKKEHPGQAKKVIHGLWGSGQMAQTKTLVVFDEDVDVQDVSQAAWRAFANVDVKRDLVIADGPVDVLDHAASGFAYGGKIGVDATRKWREEGGREWPEVCVHPPEVIARMDALYDRLVPGAAPLRRPRIAPPPAASWTPRRGGILQ; via the coding sequence ATGGCCTACCGCTCGCTGCGTGAGTTCCTCGCCCGGCTCGACGAGGCCGGCGAGCTGGTCCGGATCACCGAGCCCGTCCACCCGGTCCTCGAGATGGCCGCGCTCGCCGACCGCGCCGCCAAGCAGGGCGGCCCGGCGCTCCTGTTCGAGCGCCCCGGGACGCTGCCGGTCGCGATGAACCTGTTCGGCACCCGCCGGCGCGCCAGCTGGGCGCTCTCCTGCGAGGACTTCGAGGAGCACGCCAGCGAGCTGCGCGCGCTGCTCCGCACCGCGCCGCCCCAGTCGTTCTGGGACAAGCTGAAGATGCTCCCGAAGCTGGGGAAGCTCGCGGCCATGGCCCCGAAGCACGTCTCCTCCGGCGCCTGCCAGGAGGTCGTGGACCGCGAGCCGGACCTCCGCACGCTGCCGGTGCTCACCACCTGGCCGCACGACGGCGGGCCGTTCATCACGCTCCCGCAGGTCATCACCCGCGATCCCGAGACCGGGATCCGCAACGTGGGCATGTACCGCCTCCAGGTGCTCGGCCCGCGCCGGCTCGCCATGCACTGGCAGCTCCACAAGACCGCCACCGCGCACTACCGCGCCTACCAGCAGCGCGGCGAGCGGATGCCGGTCGCGATCGCGCTCGGCGGCGACCCCGCGCTCACCTACTGCGCCTCGGCGCCCCTGCCGCCCAACGTGGACGAGTACCTGTTCGCCGGGTTCCTGCGCGGCGCGTCGGTCCACACCGTCACCGGCGTCGCCACCGGGCTCGACGTGCCGGCCGACGCCGACCTCGTCATCGAGGGCTTCGTGGACACCGCCGCCCCGCTCGTCCGCGAGGGGCCGTTCGGCGACCACACCGGGTTCTACTCGCTCGCCGACGACTACCCGGCGCTCGACGTGGTCGCGATCACGCGCCGCAAGGACGCGGTCTACCCGGCCACCGTGGTGGGCCCGCCGCCCGTCGAGGACCAGTGGCTGGGCAAGGCCACCGAGCGCATGTTCCTGCCGCTCATGCAGATCGTGGCGCCGGAGATCGTGGACATCTGCATGCCGGTGGAGGGCGTCTTCCACAACCTCTGCCTCGTCTCCATCAAGAAGGAGCACCCGGGCCAGGCGAAGAAGGTCATCCACGGGCTGTGGGGCTCCGGCCAGATGGCGCAGACGAAGACGCTGGTGGTGTTCGACGAGGACGTGGACGTGCAGGACGTCTCGCAGGCCGCCTGGCGGGCGTTCGCGAACGTGGACGTGAAGCGCGATCTGGTGATCGCCGACGGGCCGGTGGACGTGCTCGACCACGCCGCCTCCGGCTTCGCCTACGGCGGGAAGATCGGCGTGGACGCCACGCGCAAGTGGCGCGAGGAGGGCGGGCGCGAGTGGCCGGAGGTGTGCGTCCACCCGCCCGAGGTGATCGCGCGGATGGACGCGCTCTACGACCGGCTGGTGCCGGGCGCGGCGCCGCTCCGCCGCCCGCGCATCGCCCCACCCCCGGCGGCGTCCTGGACGCCGCGCCGCGGAGGGATCCTCCAGTGA
- a CDS encoding UbiX family flavin prenyltransferase gives MKLVVAVSGASGAPYARRLLDFLAANADLGVSADLVFTQTGKQVWKQEIGAEPRYPFKIWKNQDFTAPFASGSSMYDAMVVVPCSAGALARIAYGISVDLVGRAADVMLKERKRLVLVLRETPISLVHARAMTQVIEAGAFVMPASPSFYSGPKTVDQVVDTVVARVLDRLGIPNELMKRWDGLSPRAPEPVEEP, from the coding sequence GTGAAGCTGGTCGTCGCCGTCTCCGGCGCGTCGGGCGCCCCGTACGCGAGGCGGCTCCTCGACTTCCTGGCCGCGAACGCGGACCTGGGCGTGTCGGCCGACCTCGTGTTCACCCAGACCGGCAAGCAGGTCTGGAAGCAGGAGATCGGCGCCGAGCCGCGCTACCCGTTCAAGATCTGGAAGAACCAGGACTTCACCGCGCCGTTCGCGTCGGGCTCGTCGATGTACGACGCCATGGTGGTCGTCCCCTGCTCGGCGGGCGCGCTGGCGCGCATCGCCTACGGGATCTCGGTGGACCTCGTCGGCCGGGCCGCCGACGTGATGCTGAAGGAGCGCAAGCGCCTGGTGCTGGTGCTGCGCGAGACGCCCATCTCGCTGGTCCACGCCCGCGCCATGACGCAGGTGATCGAGGCGGGCGCGTTCGTGATGCCAGCCTCGCCCTCGTTCTACTCGGGGCCGAAGACGGTGGACCAGGTGGTGGACACGGTGGTGGCGCGGGTGCTCGACCGGCTGGGCATCCCGAACGAACTGATGAAGCGCTGGGACGGCCTGAGTCCGCGCGCCCCGGAGCCGGTGGAGGAACCCTGA
- a CDS encoding amidohydrolase family protein, translating to MIRVVAAPWVLPGAAPGAPAAAGRALADGAVALEGDTVRAVGPRAEVEARFGRAEPLDAVLLPALVNAHLHLELSHMKGWVAGGEGLPAWIQLFVAARRRTREGEPEEAMGMAAEDLARAGVAAVGDVTNTLDSLRPLAAAGIGGTIFHEVFGFTPGRFEEARAAARQAREAAAPPPGLRVVESPHAIYSTNAEGLRALLRAGPGSLHLAEDPAERAFCSTGSAGAFGRMYASLGAELHALRITGRSPVDAVKDELRPHHLAVHCVDLDDEDVRVLAATGATVVLCPRSNRYILGALPRLEALLAAGIPLAVGTDSLASSPSLAPLAELALLRREVPAVPAARLLPLAWNGAALGAPHVGRLAPGAAPGVLAAPLEGARPADPAEWLVSTFGAEERPFTWLARQRPGPERPE from the coding sequence GTGATCCGCGTGGTGGCCGCCCCCTGGGTGCTCCCCGGCGCCGCGCCCGGCGCGCCGGCCGCGGCCGGGCGGGCGCTCGCCGACGGCGCGGTGGCGCTGGAGGGCGACACCGTGCGCGCGGTCGGCCCGCGCGCCGAGGTGGAGGCGCGCTTCGGGCGGGCGGAGCCGCTCGACGCGGTGCTCCTGCCGGCGCTCGTGAACGCCCACCTGCACCTCGAGCTCTCGCACATGAAGGGCTGGGTGGCGGGCGGCGAGGGGCTGCCCGCCTGGATCCAGCTGTTCGTGGCCGCGCGCCGGCGCACGCGCGAGGGCGAGCCCGAGGAGGCCATGGGCATGGCCGCCGAGGACCTGGCCCGCGCCGGGGTGGCCGCGGTGGGCGACGTCACGAACACGCTCGACTCGCTCCGCCCGCTGGCCGCCGCCGGCATCGGGGGCACGATCTTCCACGAGGTGTTCGGCTTCACGCCCGGGCGCTTCGAGGAGGCCCGCGCCGCCGCCCGCCAGGCCCGCGAGGCCGCCGCCCCGCCGCCCGGGCTGCGGGTGGTGGAGAGCCCGCACGCGATCTACTCGACGAACGCCGAGGGGCTGCGCGCGCTGCTCCGCGCCGGCCCCGGCTCGCTGCACCTCGCCGAGGACCCGGCCGAGCGCGCCTTCTGCTCGACCGGGTCGGCGGGCGCGTTCGGGCGCATGTACGCGAGCCTGGGCGCGGAGCTGCACGCGCTGCGGATCACGGGGCGCTCGCCGGTGGACGCGGTGAAGGACGAGCTCCGCCCGCACCACCTGGCGGTCCACTGCGTGGACCTCGACGACGAGGACGTCCGCGTGCTCGCGGCCACCGGCGCCACCGTGGTGCTCTGCCCGCGCTCGAACCGCTACATCCTCGGCGCGCTGCCGCGGCTCGAGGCGCTCCTCGCGGCGGGGATCCCGCTCGCGGTCGGCACCGACTCGCTCGCCAGCAGCCCCTCGCTCGCGCCGCTCGCCGAGCTGGCGCTGCTGCGCCGCGAGGTGCCCGCGGTGCCGGCGGCCCGGCTGCTCCCGCTCGCCTGGAACGGCGCCGCGCTCGGCGCGCCGCACGTGGGCCGGCTCGCGCCGGGCGCCGCGCCGGGCGTGCTCGCCGCGCCGCTCGAGGGCGCGCGCCCGGCGGACCCGGCCGAGTGGCTGGTCTCCACCTTCGGCGCCGAGGAGCGCCCGTTCACCTGGCTCGCCCGGCAGCGCCCGGGCCCGGAGCGTCCCGAATGA